Genomic window (Deltaproteobacteria bacterium):
CTCTCCTCGTACCCGCACCCCTGGCTGATGCCGGACTTCTGGCAGTTCCCGACCGTGTCGATGGGCATCGGGCCGATCCTCGGCATCTACCAGGCGCGCTTCATGAAGTACCTGCACGCCCGCGGCATCGCCGACACCAGCGGCCGCAAGGTCTGGGTGTTCTGCGGCGACGGCGAGATGGACGAGCCCGAGTCGCTGGGCGCGATCGGCCTCGCCGCGCGCGAGAAGCTCGACAACCTGATCTTCGTCGTGAACTGCAACCTGCAGCGCCTCGACGGGCCGGTGCGCGGCAACGGCAAGATCATCCAGGAGCTCGAGGGCAGCTTCCGCGGCGCCGGCTGGAACGTGATCAAGGTGATCTGGGGCGGGCGCTGGGACCCGCTGCTCGCGAAGGACCGCAAGGGGCTCCTCCTCCAGCGCATGGAGGAGACCGTCGACGGCGACTACCAGAACTACAAAGTGCGCGGTGGAGCCTACACGCGCGAGCACTTCTTCGGGAAGAGCCCGGAGCTCCTCGCGATGGTCGCGCACATGACCGACGACGAGGTCTGGCAGCTCGACCGCGGCGGCCACGACCCGGTGAAGGTCCACGCCGCCTACGCGCGTGCCGTCGCGCACGTGGGCCAGCCCACCGTGATCCTCGCCAAGACCGTGAAGGGCTACGGGATGGGCGAGTCCGGCGAAGGCATGAACATCAGCCACCAGCAGAAGAAGATGGGCGAGACGAGCCTGCGCGCCTTCCGGGACCGCTACCGGATCCCGATCCCGGACGACAAGCTCTCCGCAGCGCCCTTCTACAAGCCCCCCGCCGACGCACCCGAGCTTCGCTACATGCACGAGCGCCGCCAGGCGCTCGGCGGCTATCTCCCGGCGCGCAGCGCCGCTGCGCCTCCCCTCGAGATCCCGCCGCTCGCGATCTTCGACAAGCTCCTCGAGGGCTCGGGCGAGCGGGAGTACTCGACCACGATGGCCTTCGTGCGGGTGCTCGCCGCGCTGCTGCGCGACAAGAAGCTGGCCCGCTACGTGGTCCCGATCGTACCCGACGAGGCGCGCACCTTCGGCATGGAGGGCCTCTTCCGCCAGCTCGGTATCTACGCCGCCGAGGGCCAGAAGTACGAGCCGGTCGACTCCGACCAGGTGATGTACTACCGGGAGGACGAGAGGGGCCAGATCCTCCAGGAGGGCATCACCGAGGCCGGCTCGATCTCGTCGTGGATCGCGGCGGCCACGAGCTACGCCACCCACGGCGTGCCGATGATCCCCTTCTTCGCCTTCTACTCGATGTTCGGCATCCAGCGCGTCGGGGACCTGTTCTGGGCCGCCGGCGACTCGCGCGCGCGCGGCTTCCTGGTCGCCGGCACGGCGGGGCGCACGACCCTCAACGGCGAGGGTCTCCAGCACCAGGACGGGCACAGCCAGCTCTGGGTCTCCTCGATCCCGAACTGCGTCGCCTGGGATCCGGCCTTCGCCTACGAGCTGGCGGTGATCGTGCACCACGGCCTCGAGCGGATGCTGAAGCGCCAGGACGACGTGTTCTTCTACCTGACGGTGATGAACGAGAACTACGCGCACCCCGCGATGCCCGAGGGCTCGCGGGAGGGGATCCTGCGCGGGATGTACCGGGTGCGCGAGGGCGCGGGAACCCCGGCGCGCGCGCAGCTCCTCGGCAGCGGCTCGATCCTGCGCGAGGTGCTGGCCGCCGCCGACCTGCTGCGCGACGAGTGGGGGGTCGGGGCGGACGTGTGGAGCGTCACGAGCTTCAACGAGCTGCGCCGCGACGGGCTCGCGGCGGAGCGCTGGAACCTGCTCCATCCCGACGAGCCGCCGCGCCGGCCGTACGTGAGCGAGCAGCTCGAGGGGCGGCCGGGGCCGGTGATCGCGGCCACCGACTGGGTGAAGGCCTACGCCGACCAGATCCGGCCCTTCGTGCGCGCGCCCTACCAGGTGCTCGGCACGGACGGCTTCGGGCGCTCGGACTCGCGCGAGGCGCTGCGCCACCACTTCGAGGTGAGCCGGCACTTCGTGGTGCTCGCCGCCCTGCGCGCGCTGGCCGACGCCGGGGCCGTCGCGCGCGGCACCGTGCGCCAGGCGATCGAGCGCTACAAGATCGATCCCGACAAGCCGCCGCCGGCGACGAGCTAGCGAGGGCCCCGTGGCGAGCGAAACCGAGGTCAAGCTCCCCAACATCGGCGACTTCGAGGAGGTCGAGGTCATCGAGCTGCTCGTGAAGCCGGGCGACCGGATCGAGGTCGAGCAGGCCCTGCTCGTGCTCGAGAGCGACAAGGCCACCATGGAGATCCCCTCGCCCGTGGCCGGCGTCCTCGCAAGGCTCCTGGTCGGGGTCGGCGACAAGATCAGCGAAGGCCGGCCGATCGCGCGGATCGAGGTCGAGGGGGAGGGAGCGACGCCGGGCGAAGCGGGCGCTCGGGCCGCGCAGGCCGCGCCTGCCGGGGCCGCCCAGCCCGCCGGGTCTGCGCGGCCGGACGAGGCCGAGAAGCCGGTGGCCCCGGCGCCCGCCGCGAGGACGGCGACGCCGAGCCTCGAGCCCGAAGCCGACGAAGGGGCGGCGCCCACCCCCGCCGACCTCGCGCCCTACGCGACGGCCGGCGCTGCGATCCGGGCCCACGCGAGCCCCTCCGTGCGCCGCCTCGCCCGCGAGCTCGGCGTCGAGCTCGACCTCGTCCCCGGCAGCGGGCCCAAGGGCCGGATCCGGCCCGAGGACGTGCAGGGCTACGTGAAGGCGCTCGTCTCGCAGCGCGGCGCCGCCGCGGTGCCGATCGCCGGCGTCCACGTGGCGGCGCCCGTCGAGGTGGACTTCGCGAAGTGGGGCCCGGTTGCGAGCGAGCCCCTGAACCGCGTGCGCCGCGTGGCCGCCGCGAACCTGCACCGGAGCTGGGTCACCGTCCCCCACGTCACCCAGCACGACGAGGCCGACGTCACCGAGCTCGAGGCGTTCCGCGAGGAGCACCGCGCCGAGGCCGGAACGCGGGGCGTGAAGCTCACCTTCCTGCCTTTCGTCGTGAAGGCCGCCGTGAAGGCCCTCCAGGAGCTCCCACACTTCAACGCGTCGCTCGACCACACGGGCGAGCACCTGGTGGTGAAGCGCTACTACCACATCGGGGTCGCGGTCGACACCGAGCACGGGCTGGTCGTGCCGGTGGTTCGCGACGCCGACCGCAAGGGGCTCTACGAGCTGGCCGCCGAGCTCCAGGACCTCTCGGCCCGCGCGCGCGAGCGCCGGCTCCGCCCCGAGCACCTCCAGGGCGGCTCGTTCAGCATCTCGAGCCTGGGCGGGATCGGCGGGAGCTTCTTCACGCCGATCGTGAACCACCCGGAGGTGGCGATCCTGGGCGTCTCGCGCACCCAGTGGCGGCCGGTCTGGCAGGGCGGCGCCTTCGTGCCCCGCCGCGTGCTCCCGCTCTCGCTCTCCTACGACCACCGCGTGATCGACGGCGCCGACGCCGCCCGCTTCACCACCCGCCTCGCCGCCCTGCTCGGCGATCTGCGCCGCGTGCTCCTCTAGTGTCCACCGGCGCCGACCTGCGCAGCGACGTCCTGGTCCTGGGCTCCGGCCCCGGAGGCTACACCGCTGCGTTCCGGGCGGCGGACCTCGGGCGATCGGTCGTGCTCGTGGAGCGCCACGCGACGCTCGGCGGGGTCTGCCTGAACGTCGGCTGCATCCCTTCGAAGGCGCTCCTGCACGTGGCCGAGGGGATGGCCGTCGCCGAGGCGCTCGCCGAGGCGGGCGTCGCCTTCGGCGCGCCGAAGCTCGATCTCGCCCGGCTGCGTGCCCACAAGGACGCGGTGGTCGCGAAGCTCACCGGCGGGCTCGCGCAGATGGCGAAGCAGCGCGGCGTCACCGTCGTCACCGGCGTCGGGAGCTTCACGGGCCCGAAGCAGCTCGCCGTGGCGACGGGCGACGGCGCGCTCACGATCGCCTTCGAGCACGCGATCGTCGCGGCCGGCTCGCGCGGGGTCGCGCTGCCCGGGCTGCCCGACGACCCGCGCATCCTCGACTCCACCGCTGCGCTCGCGCTCGCCGACGTGCCGGCGCGGCTGCTCGTGATCGGGGGCGGCATCATCGGGCTCGAGCTCGCGACGGTCTACGCGGCGCTCGGCAGCGCCGTCACCGTGGTCGAGCTGGAGGGGCGCCTCCTGGCCGGCCCCGACCCCGAGCTCGTGCGCCCGCTCGAGCGGCGCATCCGCGGGCGCTGGTCCGCGATCCACCTCGGGACGCGGGTGGCGGCGATCGAGCCGCGCGCCGACGGGCTCGAGGTGCGCTTCGCGGGCGAGCCGGCGCCGGCCCCGGCCTGCTTCGACCGCGTGCTGGTGGCGGTCGGGCGGCGGCCGAACGGCGACCGCATCGGCGCGGAGGCCGCCGGGCTGCGCGTCGACGCGCGCGGCTTCGTGCCGGTCGACGAGCAGCTCCGCACCAACGTCCCCCACATCCGCGCGATCGGCGACGTCGCCCGCGCGCCGTTGCTCGCCCACAAGGCCAGCCACGAGGGAAAGGTGGCGGCCGAGGGGATCGCGGGCCTGCCCTCGGCCTTCGACACGGCGGTGATCCCGTCGGTCGCCTACACCGATCCCGAGGTGGCGTGGGTGGGGCTCGGCGAGGCGGAGGCGAAGGCGCGCGGGGTCGAGGTGGACGTGGCGCGCTTCCCGTGGCAGGCGAGCGGCCGCGCGCTCGGGATCGGCCGCAGCGAGGGGCTCA
Coding sequences:
- the aceE gene encoding pyruvate dehydrogenase (acetyl-transferring), homodimeric type, whose translation is MTDQTPDPDPQETREWLESLDGVLRNAGPERAHYLIERLVDQARRSGIHLPYRATTAYLNTIGPNDEPAMPGEPGLEHRIRALVRWNALAMVVQANQESSGIGGHIASFASAATLYDVGFNHFFRAPGEGAGGDLLYIQGHSAPGIYARAFLEGRLGEEQLDHFRREVGGKGLSSYPHPWLMPDFWQFPTVSMGIGPILGIYQARFMKYLHARGIADTSGRKVWVFCGDGEMDEPESLGAIGLAAREKLDNLIFVVNCNLQRLDGPVRGNGKIIQELEGSFRGAGWNVIKVIWGGRWDPLLAKDRKGLLLQRMEETVDGDYQNYKVRGGAYTREHFFGKSPELLAMVAHMTDDEVWQLDRGGHDPVKVHAAYARAVAHVGQPTVILAKTVKGYGMGESGEGMNISHQQKKMGETSLRAFRDRYRIPIPDDKLSAAPFYKPPADAPELRYMHERRQALGGYLPARSAAAPPLEIPPLAIFDKLLEGSGEREYSTTMAFVRVLAALLRDKKLARYVVPIVPDEARTFGMEGLFRQLGIYAAEGQKYEPVDSDQVMYYREDERGQILQEGITEAGSISSWIAAATSYATHGVPMIPFFAFYSMFGIQRVGDLFWAAGDSRARGFLVAGTAGRTTLNGEGLQHQDGHSQLWVSSIPNCVAWDPAFAYELAVIVHHGLERMLKRQDDVFFYLTVMNENYAHPAMPEGSREGILRGMYRVREGAGTPARAQLLGSGSILREVLAAADLLRDEWGVGADVWSVTSFNELRRDGLAAERWNLLHPDEPPRRPYVSEQLEGRPGPVIAATDWVKAYADQIRPFVRAPYQVLGTDGFGRSDSREALRHHFEVSRHFVVLAALRALADAGAVARGTVRQAIERYKIDPDKPPPATS
- a CDS encoding dihydrolipoyllysine-residue acetyltransferase, with product MASETEVKLPNIGDFEEVEVIELLVKPGDRIEVEQALLVLESDKATMEIPSPVAGVLARLLVGVGDKISEGRPIARIEVEGEGATPGEAGARAAQAAPAGAAQPAGSARPDEAEKPVAPAPAARTATPSLEPEADEGAAPTPADLAPYATAGAAIRAHASPSVRRLARELGVELDLVPGSGPKGRIRPEDVQGYVKALVSQRGAAAVPIAGVHVAAPVEVDFAKWGPVASEPLNRVRRVAAANLHRSWVTVPHVTQHDEADVTELEAFREEHRAEAGTRGVKLTFLPFVVKAAVKALQELPHFNASLDHTGEHLVVKRYYHIGVAVDTEHGLVVPVVRDADRKGLYELAAELQDLSARARERRLRPEHLQGGSFSISSLGGIGGSFFTPIVNHPEVAILGVSRTQWRPVWQGGAFVPRRVLPLSLSYDHRVIDGADAARFTTRLAALLGDLRRVLL
- the lpdA gene encoding dihydrolipoyl dehydrogenase, with amino-acid sequence MSTGADLRSDVLVLGSGPGGYTAAFRAADLGRSVVLVERHATLGGVCLNVGCIPSKALLHVAEGMAVAEALAEAGVAFGAPKLDLARLRAHKDAVVAKLTGGLAQMAKQRGVTVVTGVGSFTGPKQLAVATGDGALTIAFEHAIVAAGSRGVALPGLPDDPRILDSTAALALADVPARLLVIGGGIIGLELATVYAALGSAVTVVELEGRLLAGPDPELVRPLERRIRGRWSAIHLGTRVAAIEPRADGLEVRFAGEPAPAPACFDRVLVAVGRRPNGDRIGAEAAGLRVDARGFVPVDEQLRTNVPHIRAIGDVARAPLLAHKASHEGKVAAEGIAGLPSAFDTAVIPSVAYTDPEVAWVGLGEAEAKARGVEVDVARFPWQASGRALGIGRSEGLTKLVFARDTKRLVGAGIVGPHAGELISECALAIEMGADAEDVALTVHPHPTLSETVAFAAEVAAGTVTDLYVPRRRR